Genomic DNA from Anopheles bellator unplaced genomic scaffold, idAnoBellAS_SP24_06.2 scaffold00830_ctg1, whole genome shotgun sequence:
GTTAGGAAACATATCAAAAGCCGTCTTATGCGATACATCAAATTTGGAGGCATGCTGGAGGCGATCTCCCACCGAACGGGGATTCCGCGTGGTGAGCTCGTGAAAGGCGGCGGTAGTCAATATCAGGATCAAACCAGTGGCCATGGACGAAGGTTTCACGCGGCGCACGTTATACGGGTTGGTGCTATCGATGAGCGGTTAAGAGAGAAAAACGTTTCACTTTACAAGGCCTTGGCCAACTTCATCGGCCACACGCAAGTGGTGCCAATGGAGGCAAACCAATGGAATGGCATCGGAGGCAAGATTGACCGTTTCCAGTCGAACCATTTGGAGCACCTGGCAAGGATTACCTTTAACGCTTTGTATGACGATGCCAACGAAAAGACGATGACCGATTTGGTGACACTGATGGACCAGTTGATTGGCAGTTTTGGAGAGATCCCAACGATTGGCACGGATTTCCCGAAGACTGCCGAAGAATGGTTGGACACTCCGGAAGAACTACATGGATACGCAGGGCTCGGATATAATATGGTGATGAGTGGTTTCTTTGAAACAACCTACCTTGACTCTACTGCCGATCCGGCCAAGCAGCAAGGCATGGAATCCGCGGAACACAGTAGTCACTACAACAAACGTGTACGTGATCCTAATCGGCATATCTCGACGCGCCTGGTCCGGTACTTCTCCTTCGGTGGCATTCTGCAGGCGATGGCCGAAGAAACAAAGCTTTCCTCTGCAGAACTCGTCCAATGGAGATCAAGTGAATCGAACGATGCCTTATCCCATCATCGAACGATGCCTTATACCATCCCAGAGAAGGTTCAAAGTTCTTAACGTTGCCACAATCAACCAGGGTTTGAAACTAACAAATGAGGCACTATTCGAAACGTTGACCAATTACATTGACCACGATGATAACATGATCAATATGGCAAATGTTTGGCATGCAGTTAGTAGTGAAATTGATCAGTTTCATGTTAACAATGCAGAGCAATTGCTCCAGATTGATTTCACTGGCATATTTGAACCAACGAACCGTCCCAAGGTTGTGGATTTGTTAGATGGGTTtcgtaatttaattataaattatgtaCAATCTGAAGCTCGCAGTGAAGCAGACCAAAACGAACTGGATGAGGGTAAGATTGACGTGTGGTCGGCCGGAGCTGAGATGTTGTTCGAGGGGGGCAAAGCTGGGTACAACATGGTGAAGGATGGAGCCCTCAATAGTCGGTACGCGAAGGCTTAGatcatgatgcaccacgcgATAACGAATTCCTCGATTTTAACCACGATGTTATTTAAAACATGGACTAATAACGGAGTCTCATTAGTAGACCCCAGTTCAACCACAAAACGATGAACTTTTTTATGGCAACGAAGAAGGTTTCGATCATCGAATACACAATGTGAAGAGGCATATTAGAAGCCGCATAGCACGACGACTACAATATTTGTGTACTCATATTTAACGAGCCAAATAAAGCGTAAACGCCAGGAGGAGGTACTGCCCTCAACCATATCTAATCGATTTGATAGCTCCAATCTTGTCCAACACTTTATCAATACAAAATTATTGGCACATGTGGGATGGAATCAGTCGGGCGTCGTTCTCGGTTACGGGCAGCAAACTTAGTCAAACGGCCCAACTAATAGTGATAATTAGTTCAGTGGTAAAGATCCAATGCTGTAGAATGGAAAATTCGATCGTCTCTCAGTTGAATGATCAGTTTCCCGAGTTGGTCGAGGCTAATGGAGTATATCAGCAGGGTGAAGTGAAGTCAATTATAAAGAGTCTTCTTCTAAGCTATTTCGAGTTCGGCGCAACGGTGCAGGCACTGGCAGAATTTACGGAAATTCCACGCGTTGATCTTGTGAAGAGCGAACAATCACTGCGTCGTGTGGAAACCACCGGGCAAGGATACCAACTGATCAACGGCAATTTTTTGCGTGGTGCAGGGATCGATGATCGTTTGAAACAGCAGAATCCTTCGCTGCACACAGTGTTAACCGAGTTCATTGACCAAGTTCGCGATGCTCCAATAGGCTTTTTCCATGATCAGCCAAAGGAAGCACAGCAATGGAACGAAGTTCTTGACAAGATGAATCGATATCAGGCGGAAAACTTGGAGCTTTTGGCCATGATCAACTTTAAATCTGGCTACGATGTGGGTGATGAGAAAAGGATGAAGGAATTAATGAACCGATTTGAAGACTCGATCGTCCATTTTCCAACTATATTCGATTCGGGTTTTTCGGAGTATTTTGCCGAATGGGTTAAAACACCGGATCCGATATATGGAATGGCGAGTTCAACTTATTATCGTACGCACCGAACAGTTAAGCGCTCCATCTTATCTAATCCATATCTAATCAACGGGGCTTAGATTGATTAGAACTACATTGTTCGTATAAAACAGTTGTAACAGGGAAGGGATGAATCAGTTGGCGGCCTGTACGGTGTGTGTAGCAAATTTCCAGAAACGGGACAAACTGATTGTGATAATAAACTGCAAACATAGCCCATGGGTCCTCGTGCATCTGTCGAACGTTGGGGGTCGGTGGGAGACCATCATTCCAAAGCGACCGGTCAAAATCAACCGGTTCGTCTACGAGAAGAAGTGCAGCGGCATGTAAAGGATTTTCTGCTGGGCTTCTTCGAGTTCGGCGCAATGGTGCAGGCGATCGCGGAATTTACGAAAATCCCACGAGTGGATCTTGTCAAGAGCGCTGAATATCTCTCCCCTGGTCAACTGAACAGCAAGGAAGGATATGAACTCATCAGTGGTTACTTTATCCGCGACGGAGCGATCGACAATCGCTTAGAACAGCAACATCCCGCACTGTACAAGATCGTGAGCGATTTTATTGAGAACCAACAGTCAGTTCCAATGGTGCACTACGAGAGCAGCTCCATAGAATCAAAGCAGTGGAGCGAACTTTTTGGCAAAATTAATCGATTTCAGTCAGAAAACTTGCAGCTTTTGGCCCAGGTCAATTTTGCAACTTACGACGAGGTCAGCGAGAGCGCAATGAACGAGTTAGTGCAACGATTAGATCAGTTGATCGGCAGCTTACCGAAGGTATATGATTCGAATTTTACGGAGCCGTTTGCCGAGTGGATTCGTTCGCCGGAAACTCTTTATGGATTGGTCAGACCATATTTTTATAGTACGCGCCGtagagcaaacaaaaattaccAGTCGACGTAATAAAATCTGTTTAAGATCAGTGATTgacaaaaataattataaataaCCGTGGAGAAGTAAAATGTCTTATTTAcgggttttcgtttcgccaaaTCGCAGGCTACAAACGACCTGGCGGCTCCATT
This window encodes:
- the LOC131214407 gene encoding uncharacterized protein LOC131214407 produces the protein MLEAISHRTGIPRGELVKGGGSQYQDQTSGHGRRFHAAHVIRVGAIDERLREKNVSLYKALANFIGHTQVVPMEANQWNGIGGKIDRFQSNHLEHLARITFNALYDDANEKTMTDLVTLMDQLIGSFGEIPTIGTDFPKTAEEWLDTPEELHGYAGLGYNMVMSGFFETTYLDSTADPAKQQGMESAEHSSHYNKRVRDPNRHISTRLVRYFSFGGILQAMAEETKLSSAELVQWRSSESNDALSHHRTMPYTIPEKVQSS